The Fervidobacterium sp. sequence TCATTCTTGTGGATAGTCAAGGTAAAGTAATATACGTTAATAAAAACGCCTGCAAATTACTTGGGTTGAGTCCCGAGATTATAGGTAAACCTGTCGAAGAGGTTGTTAAGAACACAAGGTTACACATAGTTGTAAAAACTGGAATTCCAGAAATAGATCAAGTTCAGCATACCGAAAATTCCATAATTATCACATCAAGAATTCCACTAAGGGATGAGAACGGTAAATTACTCGGCGCAGTGGCTGTTTTCAGAGATATAACCAGTTTGAGGAAATTGGCTGAGGAGATAACCAATCTTAAGGAAATCGAAGCTCAACTGAAAGCTATTATAGAATCGACAAACGATGCCATAAGCGTAGCAGATGAAAATGGAATTGTGCGGTTAGTGAACAAGGCTTACACAAGGATAACAGGTTACTCACCAGAGGAGGTTATTGGTAAACCTGCAACTGTTGACATTGCTGAAGGTGAAAGTATCCACATGTTGATAGCTCGGACAAGGCAACCAATATACAATGCTAGACTCAAGGTAGGTCCTGCAAAAAAGGAAGTTATAGTTAACGCAACTCCTCTTTTTGTAAAGGGACAGTTCAAAGGTAGCGTTGCCGTTGTACACGATGTATCAGAGATATTGCGACTTACGAATGAACTCGAAGAAGTAAAAAGAATGATTAGATATATGAAAGCACAATATACATTTGATGATATAATAGGCGACAGTAAATTGCTACAAATAGCCAAGGAACAGGCAAAGAAAGTAGCTCAAACTCCAGCAACTGTTTTACTTAGAGGCGAGAGTGGTACTGGAAAAGAATTATTTGCACACGCAATACACAACTCAAGCCCAAGAAAAAACAAACCTTTTGTGAGTGTCAATTGTGCTGCAATTCCGGAATCGATATTAGAATCTGAGCTTTTTGGATACGAAGAAGGAGCATTTACAGGCGCAATTAAAGGTGGAAAGAAAGGACTTGTCGAAGAAGCGGATGGAGGTACACTCTTTCTTGATGAAGTTGGAAAACTTCCACTTTCACTGCAACCTAAGTTGCTGAGATTTATAGAAACAAAAGAATTCGTACCTGTCGGTGGGAGAAGTATAAGAAAAGTAGATGTACGGATTATAGCTGCAACAAACGTTGAGCTTGAAAAGATGGTCAAAAATGGAGAATTTTTACCTGATTTGTACTTCAGACTCAACGTATTTCCAATATATCTGCCTGCTTTAAAGGACAGAAAAGAAGACATACCCAAGCTTGCGGTACACATAGTAAGAAAATTGAATCAGCAATACGGTAGAATGGTCGAAGGTATTAGTCCACAGGTGGTTAAATATCTTGTAAACAGGGAATGGATTGGTAACGTAAGAGAACTTGAAAATTTCCTTGGAAGAGTAATGATAAACATGAGCCCGGAAGAGAGAATAATAGAACTAAAACATCTGTCTGAAGGAATAGAAATTAGAAAGAACAAAGAACAAATTGAGGTTGAAATAGGACCTTTAAGAGAATTGATAGAAGAATACGAAAAGAAAATAATTATCGAAGCTCTCAGAAAAAGCAAAAATGACAAGCAGAAAGTTGCTGAATTGTTAAACATAAGCATTCGAACACTTTATTACAAGATAGAAAAATATGGCATCAAAGCTTAAGAAAGGAATGAGGATAATGAGTGAAAACATATTACCAATGCTCATAATCTTTTCTTATTCACTTGTACTCAATTCCATGGCTCCGCTTTTAAAATCCTTTAGAGAGCTGTTTAATATATCAACTGCATTGTCATCACTTCTTCCATTTTTCTCACTTTCTGGAACAGTTATATCGAACATATTTGTTGGTGTGTACATTAGTAAACTTGGGCTCAAGAGATCTCTTATCATAGGCAGTATACTAACCATAGTTGGTACCTTTGTAGTTGCGTTTGCTACTAATTACTCATTAGCACTAATAGGAATTTTGATTTTCGGCCTTTCAACAGGATTTGGGTTCACAGGTGGAACTACTTTACTTACTCTCAGCAAAAATGCAAATTATGGTTTTTTTCACGGTGCTTATGGATTAGGAGGGATAATAGCACCATTTATAATAACAATAGCCGAAAAAACAACGAGCAATTTTAAAAACGTCTACTACATCTACGCAGTTGGGTTTGCGTTTTTGTATATTTACCTCTTGTTTAGAAAAATACCTGAACTCAAAACAACAGAACCGTTTAATTTAAAACAAATTAAAAATGCTTTTAGAGATAGAAACTTCTCCTTGTTTCTAATATTACTCATCTTGTACTCTTCTGCGGAAATAGGTACAATAACATGGTCAGGTAGCACAATGAGAGAAACTAACATAAGCCTGTTTATATCTTACACACTATTTTGGTTAACCTTTACACTGAGTAGATTTCTCGTAAATAATCTTTCTAATTTAGTGAAAAACCTTGTAAGATTGAATTCATTAATACTTTTATTTTTGGTAGTCATTTTTGTCATAACAAAAAACCCGGTATTTTTCAGTCTATCAGGTTTTTTCTTTGGTCCCATATTTCCGTACGTACAAAATATAGCGATAAACTCAATAAATCGTACCTACACCAATCTGTTTAACGGCTCAACGTACGCATTTACTTCTCTTGGTGGAAACATTGTGAGTACGTTGATGGGATTATTCTTAGACAAAAGTTTACTTTTATCGTGGAGTATTCCCGTAATTATCATATTTACAATATATTTCATCAGTAAAGAACTATAAAAAGAAAACTCCCCAACAGGGAGTTTTCTTTTTAATCACTTGAAATTGTTTATTTCTATGCGGCTAATTTCAGGTTTTGTAGAAGTTGGTATTTTCAGCTCTTCAACAATCTCGTCTTGACCAACTGGAGAAATTTTATTTTTGTCGGGTGGCACCACCGCTATAAGCCAGTTACCTGCGAGTACCATTTGATTGTTGTTCAATCGCATGTATGTAAATGTACTAAGTTTGTTTTTCAGCCATATTGAAACGTACGGTGTATTTTTGTAGCCGTAAACATACAGTCTCAAATATCCATTTGAAGTTCTCAACAGTTGAATCCCTTTTTCCACTGAACGTTCCAATGTTATCGTAACTGACTTATTTGGTTCCACGAATATATCCTTGATTTTGAAAACGGACAAAGTTTCAGAAAAAACCACATTCACAGACGGTGATTCAATCTTTGCATTAATATAAACACCATTTTTGTCTGCTTTGATCACGTTGTCGTTTATGTTTCCTTCAATGAACAACTTATTTCCGTACGGATCAATTATGTTAACTTCGGTTCTGTAGTTAGATTCCGCTGGTTTGTTGTTATTACTGAAAGTACCGCACGAAGAAACAAAAATAAAAACAAGCAAAATGGAGATAAAAGTAAACAGCTTTCTCATAAGAACTCACCTCACTTTACTCTTTCACTTTCGGGTACAGATATTCCAAACATACTGACAAAAATAAAGAAATCATCGTCGTTAACTTTCTTCGTTGTATCGCTTAAAAATCCTGCATTGAAGCTATTCAAAGATGGATAAGGTGGTACAAACCCTTCTCTTGGTCCGATGTTGTAAACCAAGTTACCTTCGGAAACCTCTTGACCAAGGAATGGAGAAAACAATATCCAATCGTTTGCATCAACATCGTAATCACCATCAAAATCACCAGGAATATATAAAAATTTATTATTCTTGTAAACCGATTTTGCTTTTAGATTGTCCAGATCAACAAGCTGTCCTTGAATTTGAGAATAACCGTACAGCTCAAAAAACTGTCTGAACACAGAATCATCATTTCCATATAGCCGCGTTTTTTCAGGAAAGTAAAGATTCAAAGTTACCGTCGCTACTCTTGTTTTTTGAGCAAAAGGCAGAGCATAGTTTGAGAAAACATAATTTAACTCATTGTCCTTGACATAACTAAGAGCATCGACTATTGAAACATTCGGTGCAGGGTTATTCTGACCTGTCAAATTAGCTTCTACGATTTTTACCCCACCTTTCGTTTTTAGTTGCAATTTATGTGCTATAGAATTAGGTGCGGCATCCAAGAAAAGGTATCCTTTGACATTTCCATAAGCAAATTCTGGTAACAGTAAAGTTATGGTAGCAGACAGCTCTGCATAGTAAATCTCTATATAGTGAGGTCCGCTCAAAGGTAATGAAACAGAGTCTTTATCATAAACTGTGGATTTCGTGTAACCTCCAGGCACATCAGGATTCCATGAATATATATCCCATCTATAAGCGTAAAATTTCTTACCTCCTTGATCAGTTTTCGAACTTATTATCATTTTCGCTTGTGCAGGATTGTTTCTGTAATCATTGTAATCGAAAATACCTATTTTGCTTTCTGTTGATTCACCTAAATTACCTGACAAAGGATATTTATGGTAAATGTAGTATCTGTATTTCGCATCAGTGTACACTTTAACCGTTCTGTCGTTGAATCTGTAAGTTAGCACAGCTGGATTATCGCTTTCTGATGGACCCTCGTAGGCATCAGGACCTGATTTATTCCAGAATCTGAACTTAAAGAGTGAATCGGTTGCTGGAGGAGTACCGCCCTTTACAACAGAGCTTTTAAATGTGCCTCTTAACAAAACTGCTAACTGGGTTCTTTTGCTAAAGGTTACCCTAAGTTTTTGAGTACCTGGGATGCCGGCAACAACACGTGCAGGATCTGTAACATTAGTTCTGTAATCTTGAAATGATCCTGCAACACTGTTATCAGCGTTCAACAACGTTGCATCATATAAAAGACCGTAGTTTGTTTCATCACCGAGTATGTTACTTGAGAGAGGTCTTCCGTAAAATCCTTCAACAGCGTTTATGAATATCCTTGTTCTAAATTGCATCGAAGCTGAATCGATAAAGTTGGTTCGATATGCATTTGCCCCATACATACCCCATATACCGTAAGGACCGCGTGCATCTGTTTTCCAAGCATAAATTGTACCATTGTTATCGGCAGATGCAAAGACATAATATTCTGTCCCCACAGCACCAAGTGGTGCAACTCCAACTGCGGCACTCATTGGAAAAGACCTATTTGTGTTAAATTCAACAACTTTTTCCAATCTTCCGAGAGCTGAATCAAATGAAAGTACCGTAATCTTTCCAGAATATTCGCCACCGGTAGATGGAACTACAATGTATGTCAGTCCATTACCTTTTTTCAATATAGCTGGAGTAGCTGTTATATTCTGCCCAATAGTATTTTCAGCAACTTTCGTTAAGCTGTTGTTCAAAACAACGACTTTTCCATTATCTCCAAACAGGTAAATAAAACCTTCTCCATCGATTAAAGGTCCGCAACTGTTTGCTGAATTTAAGTATTTTACATGTATTTCACTCCCAGAAGGATCGATCTTGTATAAGATTCCGTTTGCACTTAATGCGTACACAAAACCAGCTTCATCCATAGCCATTGGAACGGCAAATTCTCCAGATATTGAAATTTTTAATGTTAGTGTTGCAAAGGTACTTGCATCGATTTCATAAAACTTACCGTTTGAAGTCATAACGTATAATCTAGACCTATCCGGTGTAAGTATTGGAGGAATTTTGATAGGTGAATCAACACTACGCTCTTTTGATTCAGTAGTAATTTCTGTGGGTTGTGAACCACTAACGTCATAAACAAGCTTATATATCTTACCTGAGAGCGTACCGAAAAACGCGTAAGCCTTATTATTTGTTTTATCTGAATAAGCAACAAGTCCTATGGAAGCATTGTCTATATCTTTCGTAACTGAAGAATTAGCCTCAACTTTGTGAATCACGAACTTATTTTGCTGGTTTTGCGCTTGCGCAGTAACGTAAACTACGTAGTTGTTATTTGAGCCAAACTCTAAATACGCAGGTGGAGCGACTACATTAACTATTGCTGGAGCTTGTCCTCGGGCGGTCACCGCTCCTGTTGGTGTTATTTCATACAGCTCTCCAAATTTTGATAAAAACAAAATATTACCACCGTTTTTTACTATTAACCCTGGTCCTTGTTTGCCTATCTGCTTAATGTATCCAGTTTCAGCCCACAGACCTTCGTAGTAGAATGAAAATATAACACTACTGAGAGCAAAACAAAAAATAACCAAAATGTTTGCAAACTTCATCTTATATCCCTCCAACTAAATGTCCTATCATAAGTAATTATCGACACAAGTTAATGGAAAGTTAAGAAAAATCCATTAATTTACTGAACGTAAATTAGAAATCTTCCAATGTCTCGCATTAGATTTCCACTTTTATCGGCAACATTCATAATAGATAGGTAATAGTATCCAACAGCAACATATGTTGAAACAGCAAATGTTACCTTTCTAAGATCACTTGAGACTTCAAAAACCTCCATAACAAGGTCTCTGTAAAATCCTTCGCTTTCATCTTCTTTAATAAGCAACCTTGGTTTTGTCGTTAAGCTTATTCCGCCAGGATCCTCAACTGTTAACTTAAATGTTATGAGCCCCGGTGAAACAAAATTATCCTGACCAAGTTTTAATTCAACATTATTAGCGTACAAGGAGACAAACTTTGGTCCATTGTAATCTCTTACAGCGATCGTAGTTTCAGCGATGCCTGCTCTCCCGTCCTCAGATTCCGCATAAATTGTTATGTAATGTTCACCCTCCTCCACTTCCCAGAGAGTGAACAATTGAGGATTTTTAACATTTTCATTTGGGTATTCAGCAATTCTTTTCCCATCCACAAGATATATTATCTTAGAATATTTTACATCCTTTTCCTCAGGTATCATAGCTATCACAGCAGTGCGACCGGCAGTTAGCTCACTAGGACTCAGCTCTACCTTGAACCTTAACGCTGTTCCACCGACGTATATTCTTTTTGCAAAGGTGTACATATTTCCTTCTTTATCATAAGCTACAACGTTTATCGCATGAGTTCCTGTATCTTTTTTACCTATGGAGATTTCTTCCGTATAAATGGTACCACTTATATTTCTTTCAACAACAGCCTCACCATCAAAGGTTAGTCTAAATTTAGAAAGCTCAACATTATCTCTCAAAGTAACCCTGAGTGTTATATTTGATTCTGGGGAATAAAAAGTATCAGCTGATACTGTTATTTCAGGTGGAATTTTATCATTCTGGTTTACCCGAAGAACTAAGGTAGTTGAATCTTGCGTATCGTATGCTTTCGTTCTTACAAACAACTGGATTAAACCACTTTTTTGAATTTTTCCAAGCCTAATAAAATTGTAACCAGGAGAAACTTGAATATTAGTCGTGTTTGACGAATCAACTAATAGACCATTTGCAGTCAGATCTATCTTTGGATTGCTACTTCCAATTTTTAGCTGTAATAATACTTCATCACCTTCGTACAACTTATTTGGTATAACACTTATTTTCTCTATATAAGGTGGTAAAGAATCATAAACAACAATTTGTTTTTGATCTACATAAGTTTTGCCATCAACAACAGAAAATCCTTTGGCTTCCAATTTATAAATTCCTGGTTTTTCTGGTTTCCAACTAAACTTGTAAGGATAAGATTTCAACAATTCTGTGATCTTTGTATCACTACTTTCTATACTCAAAAATATCTTTGGAATACCAGGTTCAAGTGTTTCAATCATCATATCAATAGTTTTCCCAACTTTTCCAACTTGACTCACTTTGATGTCCAGAGCTTTGAAAGGTTTGCTAAGTTCTGCTGATTTCATACAGCTTTGGAGCACTACAATCGAAATAACTGCCAAAACAAAAACTCCAACTGAAATTGCAAATCTTCCCACTTTCTCACTCCCCAAAATACTTCAGTTTTCATATGGATTATTCTTCGTTTTTCGTTTTATCTCCTAAATCCAACTTGATTTTTCAAAAATGTGTGTTATAATTTTGCTGGATTATGTCCGGGGCCGTAGCTCAGGTGGGAGAGCGCTACCATGGCACGGTAGAGGTCGTGGGTTCAAGTCCCATCGGCTCCACCAAAAAATCAACTTTTTTGTAGATTATTAACGTTGGGCATTCGTCCCAACGTTTATTTTTTATTTTCAAGCAAAAATTTACATTGGCTTGGTGCGAAAAAAAGCAAAAACGACATATAAAGATCAATAATTTCATTTAAAACAGATTAGTTGCAATTTTTCAGGATTCACAATTTGCTTTTTTTTGTTATACTCAAATTAGCACACGAAATATTAGAGTGATAATAAACCAAAACTGTGACAGGAGGGGGTAAAGTGTATGAAAGTGAAACCACTTGGTGAAAGACTGCTTATAAAGCCTATTGTTGAGGAAAAGAAAACAGCAGGAGGTATTGTACTTCCAGATGCTGCAAAGGAAAAACCTATGAAAGCTGAAATAGTTGAAATAGGTAAACTTCCCGAAGGTTGCGAGCTTAAAGTTGGAGATAAGGTTATCTTCAACAAATATTCCGGTACGGAAATAAAAATCGAAGAGGAAGACTATATCATTATTGATGTAAACGACATTCTTGCAAAAATTGAACAATAAAGGAGGAGGTGTGAGTTATGGCAAAGTTGTTGAGATACAGTGAAGAAGCAAGAAGGTCTCTTGAATCAGGTGTTGACGCAGTTGCTAATGCTGTTAAGATAACACTTGGTCCAAAAGGGAGAAATGTTGTTATCGAAAAATCTTGGGGTAGTCCGACTATTACAAACGATGGTGTTTCTATTGCAAAAGAAATCGAACTTGAAGACAAATTCGCAAATTTAGGTGCTCAGCTTGTAAAAGAGGTTGCAAGTAAGACAAACGATGTTGCGGGTGACGGTACAACAACAGCAACAGTACTTGCACAAGCAATGATTAAAGAAGGACTAAAAATGGTAGCAGCAGGTGCAAATCCAATACTTGTGAAAAGAGGTATTGATAAAGCTACAGCCAAGGTTGTCGAAGAGATTAAGAAGATTTCTAAGAAACTTTCAAGCACTGAAGATATTGCTCATGTTGCAGCAATCAGTGCAAACAGCGAGGAAATAGGTAAGCTTATTGCGGAAGCAATGGAAAAAGTTGGAGAAGACGGTGTTATTACAGTTGAAGACAGCAAAACGATCGATACTTATGTCGAATTTACAGAAGGTATGCAATTTGATAGGGGTTACATATCGCCATACTTTGTAACAGATCCAGAAAAAATGGAAGTTGTTTACAACGAACCATTCATACTTATAACCGACAGAAAGCTTTCGAATGTCAAGCCTCTCATTCCAATTCTTGAGAAAGTTGCTCAAACTGGCAGACCACTCGTAATTATTGCAGAAGACGTTGAAGGTGAAATGCTTACAACGCTTGTTCTTAACAAACTTAAAGGTACGCTCAACACAGTTGCAGTAAAAGCTCCTGGTTTTGGTGATAGAAGGAAGGCAATGCTACAAGATATCGCTATCTTAACAGGCGGTATCGTTGCAAGTGAAGAAGTCGGAATTAATCTTGAAGATCTGACATTGCAAGATCTTGGAAAAGCAGACGTTGTAAGGGTTAAAAAAGACGAAACGATAATCGTAGGTGGTAAAGGTAAACCAGAAGAAATCAAAAAGAGAATTGCTCAAATCAAAGCTCAGATAGAGCAAACAACAAGTGAGTACGAAAAAGAAACACTCCAAGAGAGAATGGCAAAACTTGCTGGTGGTGTTGCAGTAATTAAAGTTGGTGCCGCAACAGAAACAGAACTTAAAGAAAAGAAGCACAGAATCGAGGATGCTCTTAGCGCTACTAGGGCAGCAGTCGAAGAAGGTATAGTTCCTGGCGGAGGAATTACGTTGTTAAGAGCAAGAAAAGTTCTCGAACCACTCCTTGGTGAGCTCACTGGTGATGAAAAACTTGGTGCACAAATTGTTTACAATGCACTCGAAGCACCTATCAAACAAATTGCTACTAACGCAGGTTACGATGGTGCAATTATTGTACACAATGTGCTTTCAAAAGACGAAGTTGCCTATGGATTTGATGCATTGAAAGGTGAATACTGCAACATGTATGAACGTGGTATAATTGACCCGGCAAAGGTCACAAGAAGTGCTCTCCAAAATGCCGCATCAATCGCAGGTATGTTGTTGACAACCGAAGTTCTTGTTGTTGAAAAACCTGAAGAGAAAAAGGGTGCATCAACTCCTGAAATGCCAGAATATTAATTAACAAAATGATAAAGCCAGGGTGAATTTCCACCCTGGCTTTTTATTTTTTGTGGTTCTCAATCTACAGCTCAAAAGGAGTTGTTTTTATGCGTGTGAGGCTTTTGGCCGTAACCGATATTCGTGGGACGATTGCTTTGAGCGAATTTGATAAAATAGACTGGTCAAGTAAAGAAGATAAACAATTTTTTAAAAAGATAACGATGCAATCCGGCGTTGTAATCATGGGACGTAAGACATTCGAAACTATTGGTAAAAAGTTACCTCAAAGAGTTAATGTTGTATTAACTCACAACAGCGAATATGTTTTCGGTGATCTGTTACCAGACGTAGTATTATCAGGAAATTGTAAGAAAATTTTACAAGATCTTCTCGAACTTGGCTACAACGATGTTTGTGTTATTGGTGGTCAAAGTGTTTTTACACAATTCGTACGCGAAGGCGCTGTAACAGACCTCTACTTAAGTATAGAGCCTATCGTACTTCCAAGTGGAATAAATTTGTTTAGCAATGAAATATTGAAAAAGATGGAGTTAAAATTAGAAAATATCTTGAA is a genomic window containing:
- a CDS encoding dihydrofolate reductase family protein, producing the protein MRVRLLAVTDIRGTIALSEFDKIDWSSKEDKQFFKKITMQSGVVIMGRKTFETIGKKLPQRVNVVLTHNSEYVFGDLLPDVVLSGNCKKILQDLLELGYNDVCVIGGQSVFTQFVREGAVTDLYLSIEPIVLPSGINLFSNEILKKMELKLENILKLNDKGTINVHYVVKRDV
- a CDS encoding sigma-54-dependent Fis family transcriptional regulator, with product MERILKFVLDSIIEGIILVDSQGKVIYVNKNACKLLGLSPEIIGKPVEEVVKNTRLHIVVKTGIPEIDQVQHTENSIIITSRIPLRDENGKLLGAVAVFRDITSLRKLAEEITNLKEIEAQLKAIIESTNDAISVADENGIVRLVNKAYTRITGYSPEEVIGKPATVDIAEGESIHMLIARTRQPIYNARLKVGPAKKEVIVNATPLFVKGQFKGSVAVVHDVSEILRLTNELEEVKRMIRYMKAQYTFDDIIGDSKLLQIAKEQAKKVAQTPATVLLRGESGTGKELFAHAIHNSSPRKNKPFVSVNCAAIPESILESELFGYEEGAFTGAIKGGKKGLVEEADGGTLFLDEVGKLPLSLQPKLLRFIETKEFVPVGGRSIRKVDVRIIAATNVELEKMVKNGEFLPDLYFRLNVFPIYLPALKDRKEDIPKLAVHIVRKLNQQYGRMVEGISPQVVKYLVNREWIGNVRELENFLGRVMINMSPEERIIELKHLSEGIEIRKNKEQIEVEIGPLRELIEEYEKKIIIEALRKSKNDKQKVAELLNISIRTLYYKIEKYGIKA
- the groES gene encoding co-chaperone GroES, whose product is MKVKPLGERLLIKPIVEEKKTAGGIVLPDAAKEKPMKAEIVEIGKLPEGCELKVGDKVIFNKYSGTEIKIEEEDYIIIDVNDILAKIEQ
- the groL gene encoding chaperonin GroEL (60 kDa chaperone family; promotes refolding of misfolded polypeptides especially under stressful conditions; forms two stacked rings of heptamers to form a barrel-shaped 14mer; ends can be capped by GroES; misfolded proteins enter the barrel where they are refolded when GroES binds) translates to MAKLLRYSEEARRSLESGVDAVANAVKITLGPKGRNVVIEKSWGSPTITNDGVSIAKEIELEDKFANLGAQLVKEVASKTNDVAGDGTTTATVLAQAMIKEGLKMVAAGANPILVKRGIDKATAKVVEEIKKISKKLSSTEDIAHVAAISANSEEIGKLIAEAMEKVGEDGVITVEDSKTIDTYVEFTEGMQFDRGYISPYFVTDPEKMEVVYNEPFILITDRKLSNVKPLIPILEKVAQTGRPLVIIAEDVEGEMLTTLVLNKLKGTLNTVAVKAPGFGDRRKAMLQDIAILTGGIVASEEVGINLEDLTLQDLGKADVVRVKKDETIIVGGKGKPEEIKKRIAQIKAQIEQTTSEYEKETLQERMAKLAGGVAVIKVGAATETELKEKKHRIEDALSATRAAVEEGIVPGGGITLLRARKVLEPLLGELTGDEKLGAQIVYNALEAPIKQIATNAGYDGAIIVHNVLSKDEVAYGFDALKGEYCNMYERGIIDPAKVTRSALQNAASIAGMLLTTEVLVVEKPEEKKGASTPEMPEY
- a CDS encoding MFS transporter codes for the protein MASKLKKGMRIMSENILPMLIIFSYSLVLNSMAPLLKSFRELFNISTALSSLLPFFSLSGTVISNIFVGVYISKLGLKRSLIIGSILTIVGTFVVAFATNYSLALIGILIFGLSTGFGFTGGTTLLTLSKNANYGFFHGAYGLGGIIAPFIITIAEKTTSNFKNVYYIYAVGFAFLYIYLLFRKIPELKTTEPFNLKQIKNAFRDRNFSLFLILLILYSSAEIGTITWSGSTMRETNISLFISYTLFWLTFTLSRFLVNNLSNLVKNLVRLNSLILLFLVVIFVITKNPVFFSLSGFFFGPIFPYVQNIAINSINRTYTNLFNGSTYAFTSLGGNIVSTLMGLFLDKSLLLSWSIPVIIIFTIYFISKEL